A stretch of the Macaca mulatta isolate MMU2019108-1 chromosome 16, T2T-MMU8v2.0, whole genome shotgun sequence genome encodes the following:
- the KCNJ2 gene encoding inward rectifier potassium channel 2 isoform X1 codes for MGSVRTNRYSIVSSEEDGMKLATMAVANGFGNGKSKVHTRQQCRSRFVKKDGHCNVQFINVGEKGQRYLADIFTTCVDIRWRWMLVIFCLAFVLSWLFFGCVFWLIALLHGDLDASKEGKACVSEVNSFTAAFLFSIETQTTIGYGFRCVTDECPIAVFMVVFQSIVGCIIDAFIIGAVMAKMAKPKKRNETLVFSHNAVIAMRDGKLCLMWRVGNLRKSHLVEAHVRAQLLKSRITSEGEYIPLDQIDINVGFDSGIDRIFLVSPITIVHEIDEDSPLYDLSKQDIDNADFEIVVILEGMVEATAMTTQCRSSYLANEILWGHRYEPVLFEEKHYYKVDYSRFHKTYEVPNTPLCSARDLAEKKYILSNANSFCYENEVALTSKEEDDSENGVPESTSTDTPPDIDLHNQASVPLEPRPLRRESEI; via the coding sequence ATGGGCAGTGTGCGAACCAACCGCTACAGCATTGTCTCTTCAGAAGAAGACGGTATGAAGTTGGCCACCATGGCAGTTGCAAATGGCTTTGGGAACGGGAAGAGTAAAGTCCACACCCGACAACAGTGCAGGAGCCGCTTTGTGAAGAAAGATGGTCACTGTAATGTTCAGTTCATCAATGTGGGTGAGAAGGGGCAACGGTACCTCGCAGACATCTTCACCACGTGTGTGGACATTCGCTGGCGGTGGATGCTGGTTATCTTCTGCCTGGCTTTCGTCCTGTCATGGCTGTTTTTTGGCTGTGTGTTTTGGTTGATAGCTCTGCTCCATGGGGACCTGGATGCATCCAAAGAGGGCAAAGCTTGTGTGTCCGAAGTCAACAGCTTCACGGCTGCCTTCCTCTTCTCCATTGAGACCCAGACAACCATAGGCTATGGTTTCAGGTGTGTCACGGATGAATGCCCAATTGCTGTTTTCATGGTGGTGTTCCAGTCAATCGTGGGCTGCATCATTGATGCTTTCATCATTGGTGCAGTCATGGCCAAGATGGCAAAGCCAAAGAAGAGAAACGAGACTCTCGTCTTCAGTCACAATGCTGTGATTGCCATGAGAGATGGCAAGCTGTGTTTGATGTGGCGAGTGGGCAATCTTCGGAAAAGCCACTTGGTGGAAGCTCATGTCCGAGCACAGCTCCTCAAATCCAGAATCACTTCTGAAGGGGAGTATATCCCTCTGGATCAAATAGACATCAATGTTGGGTTTGACAGTGGAATCGATCGTATATTTCTGGTGTCCCCAATCACTATAGTCCATGAAATAGACGAAGACAGTCCTTTATATGATTTGAGTAAACAGGACATTGACAATGCAGACTTTGAAATCGTGGTCATACTGGAAGGCATGGTGGAAGCCACTGCCATGACGACACAGTGCCGTAGCTCTTATCTAGCAAATGAAATCCTGTGGGGCCACCGCTATGAGCCTGTGCTCTTTGAAGAGAAGCACTACTACAAAGTGGACTATTCCAGGTTCCACAAAACTTACGAAGTCCCCAACACTCCCCTTTGCAGTGCAAGAGACTtagcagaaaagaaatacatCCTCTCAAATGCGAATTCATTTTGCTATGAAAATGAAGTTGCCCTCACAAGCAAAGAGGAAGATGACAGTGAAAACGGAGTTCCAGAAAGCACTAGTACGGACACGCCCCCTGACATAGACCTTCACAACCAGGCAAGTGTACCTCTAGAGCCCAGGCCCTTACGGCGAGAGTCGGAGATATGA